In Portunus trituberculatus isolate SZX2019 chromosome 36, ASM1759143v1, whole genome shotgun sequence, one DNA window encodes the following:
- the LOC123513402 gene encoding armadillo repeat-containing protein 8-like isoform X1: MEVLPTYMDVEHSRVYIDQLYSNDSQKCFQAVSELKFAVIGSVREKGSIIEQGVVVRLLQILRAPELDILLKTEVATVLNSLAKGLPEHAAALVQAGLLPVLWEQLESCPSGGSGSVYTQMLLCCLRSIYRQGCAPPPPAWDQKLLSSLIQHGYHPPSNQECVANILAHACKVSRTNEQQQQLVDAGGADLVACLLCSPVSRVQLPALHCLTAMCFNNERVSSIIATKSYGGKAVPDLLVGLMARDRPRDMQLAAATALTFLHRAGALSADDPRIIYKTLQCLVRMCRRDREVWERVEGANTLAYLTEVSTDLQRTAAMTDHLIHTMNDYLKDTTPPNATVPQGISVSPVSCRQYDNPSTWPELMVGAALKVYASLGANDEDIRQRVIKTDVLMNTIVTSLSAASPPVQLAAVRCLHSLSRSVHTLRTTLQDHVVWRPLMTVLKTSNNEELVTVSSSTLCNLLLEFSPSKEQILDQGAVEFLCGLTRRPHPGLRLNAVWALMNMAFQAEHRVKVSILHHLGTDQIFRLLSDTDVHILMKTLGLLRNLLSTKGHIDQIMQCHGKEIMQAIILILEGEHSAEVKEQALCILANIADGDIAKSAIMSNEDVLKKLMNYMVIPNVKLQIAATFCISNLIWNVEEGATERQNKLREMGVYKLLQNLMTTTDTGLFDKVKTALQQFH, translated from the exons GATGTGGAGCACAGCAGGGTGTACATTGACCAGCTGTACTCAAACGACTCACAAAAATGCTTCCAGGCAGTGAG CGAGTTGAAGTTTGCGGTGATAGGCAGCGTGCGGGAGAAAGGCTCCATCATCGAGCAGGGCGTAGTGGTGCGACTGCTGCAGATACTCAGGGCTCCTGAGCTGGACATTCTGCTCAAGACTGAGGTAGCAACAGTGCTCAACTCCTTGGCCAAGGGTCTGCCGGAGCATGCGGCGGCATTGGTGCAGGCGGGACTGCTGCCTGTCCTGTGGGAAC AGCTTGAGAGCTGCCCGAGTGGAGGGAGTGGTAGTGTGTACACCCAGATGCTGCTGTGCTGCCTGCGCTCCATATACCGGCAAGGGTGTGCCCCGCCACCACCCGCCTGGGACCAGAAGCTGTTGTCCTCACTCATCCAGCACGGCTACCACCCGCCCAGCAACCAGGAATGTGTTGCTAACATCCTTGCTCATGCCTGCAAGGTATCCAGG ACaaatgagcagcagcagcagctagtGGATGCTGGTGGTGCTGACCTGGTGGCCTGCTTGCTGTGTTCTCCAGTGTCAAGGGTACAGCTCCCAGCACTACACTGCCTCACTGCAATGTGCTTCAA CAATGAGAGAGTGTCATCCATAATAGCCACCAAAAGTTACGGAGGGAAGGCAGTGCCAGACCTCCTGGTGGGACTGATGGCGCGGGATAGACCTCGGGACATGCAGCTTGCTGCTGCCACCGCCCTGACCTTTCTACACCGCGCTGGAGCCCTCTCTGCTGATGACCCAAGAATTATTTACAAAACCTTGCAGTGTTTG gtACGAATGTGCAGGCGTGACCGAGAGGTgtgggagagagtggagggggcAAACACACTCGCTTACCTGACTGAGGTGAGCACCGACCTGCAGCGGACAGCGGCCATGACAGACCACCTCATCCACACTATGAATGACTACCTGAAGGACACCACACCTCCCAACGCCACTGTGCCACAGGGCATCTCTGTCTCCCCAGTG TCCTGCCGGCAGTATGACAACCCCAGCACATGGCCAGAGCTGATGGTCGGTGCGGCACTCAAGGTATATGCCTCCCTGGGTGCCAATGACGAGGACATCAGACAGAGGGTGATCAAGACAGATGTACTCATGAACACCATCGTCACGTCTCTCTCTGCCGCCAGTCCCCCCGTTCAGCTGGCGGCCGTCAGatgcctccactccctctccagATCAGTACACACACTCAGAACGACTCTTCAG GACCACGTGGTGTGGCGGCCCCTCATGACAGTCCTCAAGACCTCCAACAATGAGGAGCTGGTCACGGTATCCTCATCCACGCTGTGCAACCTGCTGCTGGAGTTCTCACCTTCCAAAGAACAAATTCTGGACCAGGGGGCAGTGGAGTTCCTGTGCGGCCTCACCAGACGACCTCACCCCGGACTCAGACTAAATGCTGTGTGGGCGCTGATGAACATGGCTTTCCAGGCTGAGCACAGAGTCAAG GTGTCCATCTTGCACCACCTCGGGACAGACCAAATCTTCCGCCTGCTGTCAGACACAGATGTCCACATCCTGATGAAGACTCTGGGTCTGCTAAGGAACTTGCTGTCCACCAAGGGTCACATCGACCAGATTATGCAGTGCCACGGCAAGGAGATCATGCAG gccatcatcctcatcctggAGGGGGAACACTCTGCTGAGGTGAAGGAACAAGCTCTCTGCATCCTGGCAAACATTGCTGATGGGGACATTGCCAAGTCTGCCATTATGTCTAATGAAGATGTCCTAAAAAAACTCATGAATTATATG GTGATACCCAACGTGAAGCTCCAGATTGCTGCCACCTTCTGCATCAGCAACCTCATCTGGAACGTGGAGGAGGGTGCAACGGAGCGGCAAAACAAGCTAAGGGAGATGGGTGTATACAAGCTGCTCCAGAACCTCATGACCACCACCGACACAGGACTCTTTgacaa
- the LOC123513402 gene encoding armadillo repeat-containing protein 8-like isoform X2 → MEVLPTYMDVEHSRVYIDQLYSNDSQKCFQAVSELKFAVIGSVREKGSIIEQGVVVRLLQILRAPELDILLKTEVATVLNSLAKGLPEHAAALVQAGLLPVLWEQLESCPSGGSGSVYTQMLLCCLRSIYRQGCAPPPPAWDQKLLSSLIQHGYHPPSNQECVANILAHACKTNEQQQQLVDAGGADLVACLLCSPVSRVQLPALHCLTAMCFNNERVSSIIATKSYGGKAVPDLLVGLMARDRPRDMQLAAATALTFLHRAGALSADDPRIIYKTLQCLVRMCRRDREVWERVEGANTLAYLTEVSTDLQRTAAMTDHLIHTMNDYLKDTTPPNATVPQGISVSPVSCRQYDNPSTWPELMVGAALKVYASLGANDEDIRQRVIKTDVLMNTIVTSLSAASPPVQLAAVRCLHSLSRSVHTLRTTLQDHVVWRPLMTVLKTSNNEELVTVSSSTLCNLLLEFSPSKEQILDQGAVEFLCGLTRRPHPGLRLNAVWALMNMAFQAEHRVKVSILHHLGTDQIFRLLSDTDVHILMKTLGLLRNLLSTKGHIDQIMQCHGKEIMQAIILILEGEHSAEVKEQALCILANIADGDIAKSAIMSNEDVLKKLMNYMVIPNVKLQIAATFCISNLIWNVEEGATERQNKLREMGVYKLLQNLMTTTDTGLFDKVKTALQQFH, encoded by the exons GATGTGGAGCACAGCAGGGTGTACATTGACCAGCTGTACTCAAACGACTCACAAAAATGCTTCCAGGCAGTGAG CGAGTTGAAGTTTGCGGTGATAGGCAGCGTGCGGGAGAAAGGCTCCATCATCGAGCAGGGCGTAGTGGTGCGACTGCTGCAGATACTCAGGGCTCCTGAGCTGGACATTCTGCTCAAGACTGAGGTAGCAACAGTGCTCAACTCCTTGGCCAAGGGTCTGCCGGAGCATGCGGCGGCATTGGTGCAGGCGGGACTGCTGCCTGTCCTGTGGGAAC AGCTTGAGAGCTGCCCGAGTGGAGGGAGTGGTAGTGTGTACACCCAGATGCTGCTGTGCTGCCTGCGCTCCATATACCGGCAAGGGTGTGCCCCGCCACCACCCGCCTGGGACCAGAAGCTGTTGTCCTCACTCATCCAGCACGGCTACCACCCGCCCAGCAACCAGGAATGTGTTGCTAACATCCTTGCTCATGCCTGCAAG ACaaatgagcagcagcagcagctagtGGATGCTGGTGGTGCTGACCTGGTGGCCTGCTTGCTGTGTTCTCCAGTGTCAAGGGTACAGCTCCCAGCACTACACTGCCTCACTGCAATGTGCTTCAA CAATGAGAGAGTGTCATCCATAATAGCCACCAAAAGTTACGGAGGGAAGGCAGTGCCAGACCTCCTGGTGGGACTGATGGCGCGGGATAGACCTCGGGACATGCAGCTTGCTGCTGCCACCGCCCTGACCTTTCTACACCGCGCTGGAGCCCTCTCTGCTGATGACCCAAGAATTATTTACAAAACCTTGCAGTGTTTG gtACGAATGTGCAGGCGTGACCGAGAGGTgtgggagagagtggagggggcAAACACACTCGCTTACCTGACTGAGGTGAGCACCGACCTGCAGCGGACAGCGGCCATGACAGACCACCTCATCCACACTATGAATGACTACCTGAAGGACACCACACCTCCCAACGCCACTGTGCCACAGGGCATCTCTGTCTCCCCAGTG TCCTGCCGGCAGTATGACAACCCCAGCACATGGCCAGAGCTGATGGTCGGTGCGGCACTCAAGGTATATGCCTCCCTGGGTGCCAATGACGAGGACATCAGACAGAGGGTGATCAAGACAGATGTACTCATGAACACCATCGTCACGTCTCTCTCTGCCGCCAGTCCCCCCGTTCAGCTGGCGGCCGTCAGatgcctccactccctctccagATCAGTACACACACTCAGAACGACTCTTCAG GACCACGTGGTGTGGCGGCCCCTCATGACAGTCCTCAAGACCTCCAACAATGAGGAGCTGGTCACGGTATCCTCATCCACGCTGTGCAACCTGCTGCTGGAGTTCTCACCTTCCAAAGAACAAATTCTGGACCAGGGGGCAGTGGAGTTCCTGTGCGGCCTCACCAGACGACCTCACCCCGGACTCAGACTAAATGCTGTGTGGGCGCTGATGAACATGGCTTTCCAGGCTGAGCACAGAGTCAAG GTGTCCATCTTGCACCACCTCGGGACAGACCAAATCTTCCGCCTGCTGTCAGACACAGATGTCCACATCCTGATGAAGACTCTGGGTCTGCTAAGGAACTTGCTGTCCACCAAGGGTCACATCGACCAGATTATGCAGTGCCACGGCAAGGAGATCATGCAG gccatcatcctcatcctggAGGGGGAACACTCTGCTGAGGTGAAGGAACAAGCTCTCTGCATCCTGGCAAACATTGCTGATGGGGACATTGCCAAGTCTGCCATTATGTCTAATGAAGATGTCCTAAAAAAACTCATGAATTATATG GTGATACCCAACGTGAAGCTCCAGATTGCTGCCACCTTCTGCATCAGCAACCTCATCTGGAACGTGGAGGAGGGTGCAACGGAGCGGCAAAACAAGCTAAGGGAGATGGGTGTATACAAGCTGCTCCAGAACCTCATGACCACCACCGACACAGGACTCTTTgacaa
- the LOC123513402 gene encoding armadillo repeat-containing protein 8-like isoform X3: MLLCCLRSIYRQGCAPPPPAWDQKLLSSLIQHGYHPPSNQECVANILAHACKVSRTNEQQQQLVDAGGADLVACLLCSPVSRVQLPALHCLTAMCFNNERVSSIIATKSYGGKAVPDLLVGLMARDRPRDMQLAAATALTFLHRAGALSADDPRIIYKTLQCLVRMCRRDREVWERVEGANTLAYLTEVSTDLQRTAAMTDHLIHTMNDYLKDTTPPNATVPQGISVSPVSCRQYDNPSTWPELMVGAALKVYASLGANDEDIRQRVIKTDVLMNTIVTSLSAASPPVQLAAVRCLHSLSRSVHTLRTTLQDHVVWRPLMTVLKTSNNEELVTVSSSTLCNLLLEFSPSKEQILDQGAVEFLCGLTRRPHPGLRLNAVWALMNMAFQAEHRVKVSILHHLGTDQIFRLLSDTDVHILMKTLGLLRNLLSTKGHIDQIMQCHGKEIMQAIILILEGEHSAEVKEQALCILANIADGDIAKSAIMSNEDVLKKLMNYMVIPNVKLQIAATFCISNLIWNVEEGATERQNKLREMGVYKLLQNLMTTTDTGLFDKVKTALQQFH; the protein is encoded by the exons ATGCTGCTGTGCTGCCTGCGCTCCATATACCGGCAAGGGTGTGCCCCGCCACCACCCGCCTGGGACCAGAAGCTGTTGTCCTCACTCATCCAGCACGGCTACCACCCGCCCAGCAACCAGGAATGTGTTGCTAACATCCTTGCTCATGCCTGCAAGGTATCCAGG ACaaatgagcagcagcagcagctagtGGATGCTGGTGGTGCTGACCTGGTGGCCTGCTTGCTGTGTTCTCCAGTGTCAAGGGTACAGCTCCCAGCACTACACTGCCTCACTGCAATGTGCTTCAA CAATGAGAGAGTGTCATCCATAATAGCCACCAAAAGTTACGGAGGGAAGGCAGTGCCAGACCTCCTGGTGGGACTGATGGCGCGGGATAGACCTCGGGACATGCAGCTTGCTGCTGCCACCGCCCTGACCTTTCTACACCGCGCTGGAGCCCTCTCTGCTGATGACCCAAGAATTATTTACAAAACCTTGCAGTGTTTG gtACGAATGTGCAGGCGTGACCGAGAGGTgtgggagagagtggagggggcAAACACACTCGCTTACCTGACTGAGGTGAGCACCGACCTGCAGCGGACAGCGGCCATGACAGACCACCTCATCCACACTATGAATGACTACCTGAAGGACACCACACCTCCCAACGCCACTGTGCCACAGGGCATCTCTGTCTCCCCAGTG TCCTGCCGGCAGTATGACAACCCCAGCACATGGCCAGAGCTGATGGTCGGTGCGGCACTCAAGGTATATGCCTCCCTGGGTGCCAATGACGAGGACATCAGACAGAGGGTGATCAAGACAGATGTACTCATGAACACCATCGTCACGTCTCTCTCTGCCGCCAGTCCCCCCGTTCAGCTGGCGGCCGTCAGatgcctccactccctctccagATCAGTACACACACTCAGAACGACTCTTCAG GACCACGTGGTGTGGCGGCCCCTCATGACAGTCCTCAAGACCTCCAACAATGAGGAGCTGGTCACGGTATCCTCATCCACGCTGTGCAACCTGCTGCTGGAGTTCTCACCTTCCAAAGAACAAATTCTGGACCAGGGGGCAGTGGAGTTCCTGTGCGGCCTCACCAGACGACCTCACCCCGGACTCAGACTAAATGCTGTGTGGGCGCTGATGAACATGGCTTTCCAGGCTGAGCACAGAGTCAAG GTGTCCATCTTGCACCACCTCGGGACAGACCAAATCTTCCGCCTGCTGTCAGACACAGATGTCCACATCCTGATGAAGACTCTGGGTCTGCTAAGGAACTTGCTGTCCACCAAGGGTCACATCGACCAGATTATGCAGTGCCACGGCAAGGAGATCATGCAG gccatcatcctcatcctggAGGGGGAACACTCTGCTGAGGTGAAGGAACAAGCTCTCTGCATCCTGGCAAACATTGCTGATGGGGACATTGCCAAGTCTGCCATTATGTCTAATGAAGATGTCCTAAAAAAACTCATGAATTATATG GTGATACCCAACGTGAAGCTCCAGATTGCTGCCACCTTCTGCATCAGCAACCTCATCTGGAACGTGGAGGAGGGTGCAACGGAGCGGCAAAACAAGCTAAGGGAGATGGGTGTATACAAGCTGCTCCAGAACCTCATGACCACCACCGACACAGGACTCTTTgacaa